In Nymphaea colorata isolate Beijing-Zhang1983 unplaced genomic scaffold, ASM883128v2 scaffold0671, whole genome shotgun sequence, one DNA window encodes the following:
- the LOC126409619 gene encoding photosystem I P700 chlorophyll a apoprotein A1 produces MIIRSPEPEVKILVDRDPIKTSFEEWARPGHFSRTIAKGPDTTTWIWNLHADAHDFDSHTNDLEEISRKVFSAHFGQLSIIFLWLSGMYFHGARFSNYEAWLSDPTHIGPSAQVVWPIVGQEILNGDVGGGFRGIQITSGFFQIWRASGITSELQLYCTAIGALIFAALMLFAGWFHYHKAAPKLAWFQDVESMLNHHLAGLLGLGSLSWAGHQVHVSLPINQFLNAGVDPKEIPLPHEFILNRDLLAQLYPSFAEGATPFFTLNWSKYAEFLTFRGGLDPVTGGLWLTDIAHHHLAIAILFLIAGHMYKTNWGIGHDLKDILEAHKGPFTGEGHKGLYEILTTSWHAQLALNLAMLGSLTIVVAHHMYSMPPYPYLATDYGTQLSLFTHHMWIGGFLIVGAAAHAAIFMVRDYDPTTRYNDLLDRVLRHRDAIISHLNWVCIFLGFHSFGLYIHNDTMSALGRPQDMFSDTAIQLQPIFAQWIQNTHALAPSATAPGATAGTSLTWGGGDLVAVGGKVALLPIPLGTADFLVHHIHAFTIHVTVLILLKGVLFARSSRLIPDKANLGFRFPCDGPGRGGTCQVSAWDHVFLGLFWMYNAISVVIFHFSWKMQSDVWGSISDQGVVTHITGGNFAQSSITINGWLRDFLWAQSSQVIQSYGSSLSAYGLFFLGAHFVWAFSLMFLFSGRGYWQELIESIVWAHNKLKVAPATQPRALSIIQGRAVGVTHYLLGGIATTWAFFLARIISVG; encoded by the coding sequence ATGATTATTCGTTCGCCGGAACCAGAAGTGAAGATTTTGGTGGATAGGGATCCCATAAAAACTTCATTCGAGGAATGGGCCAGACCCGGCCATTTCTCAAGGACAATAGCTAAGGGCCCTGATACTACCACTTGGATCTGGAACCTACATGCTGATGCTCACGATTTCGATAGCCATACCAATGATTTGGAGGAGATCTCCCGAAAAGTATTTAGTGCTCATTTCGGTCAACTATCCATCATCTTTCTTTGGTTGAGTGGCATGTATTTCCATGGAGCCCGTTTTTCCAATTATGAAGCGTGGCTGAGCGACCCTACTCACATCGGACCCAGTGCCCAGGTGGTTTGGCCGATAGTGGGTCAAGAAATATTGAATGGCGATGTAGGCGGAGGTTTCCGAGGAATACAAATAACCTCTGGATTTTTTCAGATTTGGCGAGCGTCGGGAATAACTAGTGAATTACAACTTTATTGTACTGCAATTGGAGCATTGATCTTTGCAGCGTTAATGCTTTTTGCCGGTTGGTTCCATTATCACAAAGCTGCTCCAAAATTGGCTTGGTTCCAAGATGTAGAATCCATGTTGAACCACCACTTAGCAGGGTTACTAGGACTTGGGTCTCTTTCTTGGGCAGGGCATCAAGTACATGTATCTTTACCTATTAACCAATTTCTGAACGCTGGGGTGGATCCTAAGGAAATACCACTTCCTCATGAATTTATCTTGAATCGGGATCTTTTGGCTCAACTTTATCCCAGTTTTGCAGAGGGAGCAACCCCGTTTTTCACCCTGAATTGGTCAAAATACGCGGAATTTCTTACTTTTCGTGGAGGGTTAGATCCAGTAACAGGAGGTCTATGGCTAACCGATATTGCACACCATCATTTGGCTATTGCAATTCTTTTCCTGATAGCTGGTCACATGTATAAGACCAACTGGGGCATTGGTCATGACCTGAAAGATATTTTAGAGGCTCATAAGGGTCCGTTTACAGGTGAGGGTCATAAGGGCCTCTATGAGATCCTAACAACGTCATGGCATGCTCAATTAGCTCTGAATTTAGCTATGTTAGGTTCTTTAACCATTGTAGTAGCCCACCATATGTACTCTATGCCCCCTTATCCATACCTAGCTACTGATTATGGTACACAACTTTCGTTGTTCACGCATCACATGTGGATCGGTGGATTTCTCATAGTTGGTGCTGCTGCACATGCAGCAATTTTTATGGTAAGAGACTATGATCCAACTACTCGATACAACGATCTATTAGATCGTGTCCTTAGGCACCGAGATGCAATCATATCACATCTTAACTGGGTGTGTATATTTCTAGGCTTTCACAGTTTTGGCTTGTATATTCATAATGATACTATGAGCGCTTTGGGGCGTCCCCAAGATATGTTTTCAGATACCGCTATACAATTACAACCTATCTTTGCTCAATGGATACAAAACACTCATGCTTTAGCACCTAGCGCAACAGCTCCTGGTGCAACAGCGGGCACCAGCTTGACTTGGGGGGGTGGTGATTTAGTAGCAGTAGGCGGCAAAGTAGCTTTGTTACCTATTCCACTGGGAACCGCAGATTTTTTGGTACATCACATTCATGCATTTACGATCCATGTAACTGTATTGATACTACTGAAAGGTGTTCTATTTGCCCGCAGTTCTCGTTTGATACCTGATAAAGCAAATCTTGGTTTTCGTTTCCCTTGTGACGGACCCGGAAGAGGGGGAACATGCCAAGTCTCCGCCTGGGATCATGTCTTCCTAGGTCTATTCTGGATGTACAATGCGATTTCGGTAGTAATTTTCCATTTCAGCTGGAAGATGCAGTCAGATGTTTGGGGTAGTATAAGTGATCAAGGGGTGGTAACTCATATCACGGGGGGAAACTTTGCACAGAGTTCCATTACAATTAATGGGTGGCTAAGAGATTTTTTATGGGCACAGTCCTCCCAAGTAATCCAGTCTTATGGCTCTTCATTATCCGCCTATGGTCTTTTCTTCTTAGGTGCTCATTTTGTCTGGGCCTTCAGTTTAATGTTTCTATTTAGCGGTCGTGGTTATTGGCAAGAACTCATTGAATCCATCGTCTGGGCTCATAACAAATTAAAAGTTGCTCCTGCTACTCAGCCTAGAGCCTTGAGCATTATACAAGGACGCGCTGTAGGAGTAACCCATTACCTTCTGGGTGGAATTGCCACAACATGGGCATTCTTCTTAGCAAGAATTATTTCAGTAGGATAA
- the LOC126409620 gene encoding photosystem I P700 chlorophyll a apoprotein A2 encodes MALRFPRFSQGLAQDPTTRRIWFGIATAHDFESHDDITEERLYQNIFASHFGQLAIIFLWTSGNLFHVAWQGNFESWVQDPLHVRPIAHTIWDPHFGQPAVEAFTRGGALGPVNIAYSGVYQWWYTIGLRTNEDLYTGALFLLFISAISLVAGWLHLQPKWKPSVSWFKNAESRLNHHLSGLFGVSSLAWAGHLVHVAIPGSRGEYVRWNNFLDVLPYPQGLGPLFTGQWNLYAQNPDSSSHLFGTSQGAGTAILTLLGGFHPQTQSLWLTDIAHHHLAIAFIFLVAGHMYRTNFGIGHSIKDLLEAHIPPGGRLGRGHKGLYDTINNSIHFQLGLALASLGVITSLVAQHMYSLPAYAFIAQDFTTQAALYTHHQYIAGFIMTGAFAHGAIFFIRDYNPQQNEDNVLARMLDHKEAIISHLSWASLFLGFHTLGLYVHNDVMLAFGTPEKQILIEPIFAQWIQSAHGKTSYGFDVLLSSTNGPAFNAGQSLWLPGWLNAINENRNSLFLTIGPGDFLVHHAIALGLHTTTLILVKGALDARGSKLMPDKKDFGYSFPCDGPGRGGTCDISAWDAFYLAVFWMLNTIGWVTFYWHWKHITLWQGNVSQFNESSTYLMGWLRDYLWLNSSQLINGYNPFGMNSLSVWAWMFLFGHLVWATGFMFLISWRGYWQELIETLAWAHERTPLANLIRWRDKPVALSIVQARLVGLAHFSVGYIFTYAAFLIASTSGKFG; translated from the coding sequence ATGGCATTAAGATTTCCAAGGTTTAGCCAAGGCTTAGCTCAGGACCCCACTACTCGTCGTATTTGGTTTGGTATTGCTACCGCACATGACTTCGAGAGTCATGATGATATCACCGAGGAACGTCTTTATCAGAATATTTTTGCTTCTCACTTCGGGCAGTTAGCAATAATCTTTCTGTGGACTTCCGGCAATCTGTTTCATGTGGCTTGGCAAGGAAATTTTGAGTCATGGGTACAGGACCCCTTACATGTAAGACCCATTGCTCATACTATTTGGGATCCTCATTTTGGTCAACCGGCTGTAGAAGCTTTTACTCGAGGGGGTGCTCTTGGCCCAGTGAATATTGCTTATTCCGGTGTTTATCAATGGTGGTATACAATCGGCTTGCGCACCAACGAAGATCTTTATACTGGAgctctttttctattatttatttCTGCCATATCTTTAGTAGCGGGTTGGTTACATCTACAACCCAAATGGAAGCCAAGCGTTTCGTGGTTCAAAAATGCCGAATCTCGTCtcaatcatcatttgtcaggGCTCTTCGGAGTAAGCTCCTTGGCTTGGGCAGGACATTTAGTTCATGTTGCTATTCCCGGGTCAAGGGGTGAATATGTCAGATGGAATAATTTCTTAGATGTATTACCATATCCCCAAGGATTGGGGCCACTTTTTACAGGTCAGTGGAATCTTTATGCCCAAAACCCCGATTCCAGTAGTCATTTATTCGGTACCTCCCAAGGAGCGGGAACTGCCATTCTAACCCTTCTCGGGGGATTCCATCCGCAAACTCAAAGTTTATGGCTGACCGATATTGCCCATCATCATTTAGCTATTGCATTCATTTTTCTCGTTGCTGGTCATATGTATAGAACTAACTTCGGGATTGGGCACAGTATAAAAGATCTTCTAGAGGCGCATATTCCTCCGGGGGGTCGATTGGGGCGCGGGCATAAAGGCCTTTATGACACAATCAATAATTCGATTCATTTTCAATTAGGTCTTGCTCTAGCCTCTTTGGGGGTTATTACTTCCTTGGTAGCTCAACACATGTACTCTTTACCTGCTTATGCATTTATAGCACAAGACTTTACTACTCAAGCTGCGTTATATACTCATCACCAATACATCGCAGGGTTCATCATGACAGGAGCCTTTGCTCATGGAGCTATATTCTTCATTAGGGATTACAACCCGCAGCAGAATGAGGATAATGTATTGGCAAGAATGTTAGACCATAAAGAAGCTATCATATCTCATTTAAGTTGGGCTAGCTTGTTCCTGGGGTTCCATACCTTGGGACTCTATGTTCATAATGACGTCATGCTTGCTTTTGGTACTCCAGAAAAACAAATCTTGATCGAACCCATATTTGCCCAATGGATACAGTCCGCTCATGGTAAGACTTCATATGGGTTTGATGTACTCTTATCTTCAACGAATGGCCCAGCATTTAATGCAGGTCAAAGCTTATGGTTACCTGGATGGTTGAATGCTATTAATGAAAATCGTAATTCACTATTCTTAACAATAGGGCCGGGGGACTTCTTGGTACATCATGCTATTGCTCTAGGTTTGCATACAACTACATTGATCTTAGTAAAAGGTGCTTTAGATGCACGTGGTTCCAAGTTAATGCCAGATAAAAAGGATTTCGGGTATAGTTTCCCCTGCGATGGTCCAGGACGAGGTGGTACTTGTGATATTTCGGCTTGGGATGCATTTTATTTGGCAGTTTTCTGGATGTTAAATACCATTGGATGGGTTACCTTCTATTGGCATTGGAAGCATATCACATTATGGCAGGGTAATGTTTCGCAATTTAATGAATCTTCCACTTATTTGATGGGATGGTTAAGAGATTATCTATGGTTAAACTCTTCACAACTTATCAACGGATATAATCCTTTTGGTATGAATAGTTTATCCGTCTGGGCGTGGATGTTCTTATTTGGGCATCTTGTTTGGGCTACTGGATTCATGTTCTTAATTTCCTGGCGTGGATATTGGCAGGAATTGATTGAAACTTTAGCATGGGCTCATGAACGCACACCTTTGGCTAATTTGATTCGCTGGAGGGATAAACCGGTGGCTCTTTCCATTGTACAAGCAAGACTGGTTGGCTTAGCTCACTTTTCTGTAGGTTATATATTTACCTACGCAGCTTTCTTGATTGCTTCTACATCAGGCAAATTTGGTtaa